A genomic region of Lysinibacillus sp. 2017 contains the following coding sequences:
- a CDS encoding NUDIX hydrolase: protein MSYILNLRKKIGSEPLIMVGACVLIFNEQKQLLLQLRKDNGCWGLAGGSMDLGESLEEVAAREMVEETGLTANKLTLLHLFSGKALYYQYPHGDEVYNVVAAYTCENYSGIIQFDETESTDIKFFDVHNLPQQISPPDKIVIDYFLQQFTMKDTK, encoded by the coding sequence TTGAGTTATATTTTGAATTTAAGAAAAAAGATTGGGTCTGAACCACTTATCATGGTCGGTGCTTGTGTACTCATTTTCAACGAACAAAAGCAATTATTGCTACAATTAAGAAAGGATAATGGTTGTTGGGGATTAGCTGGAGGGTCAATGGATTTAGGTGAAAGTTTAGAGGAAGTGGCTGCTAGAGAAATGGTTGAAGAAACAGGATTAACTGCAAACAAGCTAACGTTGCTTCATCTTTTTTCTGGAAAAGCTCTTTATTATCAATATCCACATGGTGATGAAGTATACAATGTGGTGGCAGCCTATACGTGTGAAAACTATAGCGGTATTATCCAGTTTGATGAAACAGAATCAACCGATATCAAATTCTTTGATGTACATAATCTCCCACAGCAAATTAGTCCCCCTGATAAAATCGTTATCGATTATTTTTTACAGCAATTCACTATGAAAGACACAAAATAA
- a CDS encoding peptidylprolyl isomerase, translating to MIKLKRLFSLMLVAIIILAACNSKLSISELQSVPSKVQDVIKSDSTLQMITNGEKNTYIVFHSTEAVSVELEVTENILNIKFNTTNQENTELKQYVYKLNRGDSEHDTINVLVNEENMPFDGGRTIF from the coding sequence GTGATTAAATTGAAAAGATTATTTTCTTTAATGTTAGTTGCTATAATCATTTTAGCAGCTTGTAATTCAAAGTTGAGTATTAGTGAACTTCAAAGCGTTCCTAGTAAAGTACAAGATGTAATCAAATCTGATTCTACACTGCAAATGATTACTAATGGCGAAAAGAACACCTACATTGTTTTTCACTCAACAGAAGCCGTTTCAGTTGAGCTTGAAGTGACAGAGAATATATTAAACATAAAATTTAATACAACAAATCAAGAAAATACTGAGTTAAAACAGTATGTTTATAAATTAAATCGTGGAGATTCAGAACATGACACAATTAATGTGTTAGTTAACGAGGAAAATATGCCTTTTGATGGTGGTAGGACGATTTTTTAA
- a CDS encoding NUDIX hydrolase produces the protein MNYIKSLRQHIGTSPIIAPGSAIIVLNENNELLLQLRSDTNDWGLPGGGMEIGDSFEETAQKELFEETGLIAQDLRLVGLASGKDLYYKFPHGDEIYNATAIYKAINVTGTLHKNEESKALNYFALDNLPNLNYTTSKLLEKAGYIVINE, from the coding sequence ATGAATTATATTAAATCATTACGTCAACACATCGGAACAAGTCCAATTATTGCACCAGGATCGGCTATTATTGTTTTGAATGAAAACAATGAACTATTATTGCAACTACGCTCAGATACAAATGATTGGGGCCTTCCGGGTGGTGGTATGGAAATTGGCGATAGCTTTGAAGAAACCGCTCAAAAGGAATTATTCGAAGAAACAGGATTGATCGCACAAGATTTGCGACTAGTAGGACTAGCTTCTGGCAAAGACTTATATTATAAATTCCCGCATGGCGATGAAATTTACAATGCAACGGCGATTTATAAAGCAATAAATGTAACAGGTACACTACATAAAAACGAAGAAAGCAAGGCATTAAACTATTTTGCATTAGACAACCTGCCTAATCTTAATTATACAACGTCAAAGCTGCTTGAAAAGGCGGGGTACATTGTGATTAATGAATAG
- a CDS encoding YdcF family protein, whose protein sequence is MAILIFIVIAFFIIEPRSYNNIYLLALILLVELLYYTEKIFFNTNFSEQVLNITSFTFVFAFIPLIMATLSVLTYFNSKVLLEKEGRKKSNLFLGILGVATNIVLIYYIYSMRTISGNVYSEVAFYYIFGLFVYFTMMYSATAIYAALYNWRPISYTPDYIIILGSGLIGDRVPPLLASRINRAVQQYKKYNGRPLIITSGGQGSDEKVAESFAMKKYIHEHYPEIPDEAVVMEDRSTTTLENMLFSKKIIKERFGEKARGLFVSNNYHILRAGYYARRAKLQANGVGSKTAFYYVPNAFTREFIGLLEMFKWRHITLIALYTIFMLLVLRASN, encoded by the coding sequence TTGGCAATTTTAATTTTTATCGTTATTGCCTTCTTTATAATTGAGCCACGCTCGTATAATAATATTTATTTATTGGCACTTATTTTATTAGTAGAGTTGCTTTATTATACAGAAAAAATATTCTTTAATACGAACTTTAGTGAACAAGTACTTAACATTACAAGCTTCACATTCGTATTTGCATTTATCCCACTAATTATGGCTACGTTATCCGTATTAACATACTTCAATAGTAAGGTGCTTCTTGAAAAAGAAGGGCGTAAAAAGTCCAATTTATTTTTAGGCATTCTAGGTGTAGCAACAAATATTGTGCTTATTTATTATATTTATTCGATGCGTACGATTAGTGGAAATGTGTATAGTGAAGTAGCGTTTTATTATATTTTTGGACTTTTTGTTTACTTTACGATGATGTATTCTGCAACAGCTATTTACGCAGCACTTTATAATTGGCGTCCTATTTCCTATACGCCGGATTATATTATTATTTTAGGTTCTGGATTAATTGGTGACCGTGTACCACCACTACTTGCAAGTCGCATAAATAGAGCCGTTCAACAATATAAAAAATATAATGGCCGTCCTCTAATTATTACATCTGGCGGACAAGGTAGTGATGAAAAAGTTGCAGAAAGCTTTGCGATGAAAAAATACATTCATGAGCACTACCCAGAAATTCCAGATGAAGCGGTTGTGATGGAAGACCGTTCCACAACAACTTTAGAAAATATGCTGTTTTCTAAAAAGATCATTAAGGAAAGATTCGGCGAAAAAGCACGCGGTCTATTCGTTTCAAACAATTATCATATTTTACGTGCTGGCTACTATGCGCGCCGAGCGAAATTACAGGCAAATGGTGTTGGCTCGAAAACCGCTTTTTACTACGTTCCAAACGCTTTTACACGTGAGTTTATTGGCTTACTCGAAATGTTTAAATGGCGCCATATTACGCTTATTGCATTGTATACAATTTTTATGCTGTTGGTTTTACGGGCGTCGAATTAA
- a CDS encoding VanZ family protein: MKKVLNIGYWFVLLFYVYLLIDTVFLARDARRSINLVPFDMITEQGFSLNVWGNMLMFIPLGLYVANLMKPFRFWNVLGAIAGTSLGIEILQYILKRGASDIDDLLLNTAGGLIGILIYFVFKLLFKSKERIHTAISVLSLVVGIPVVILVAILYLGN, from the coding sequence ATGAAGAAAGTTTTAAATATCGGCTATTGGTTTGTTTTATTATTCTATGTATATCTACTGATTGACACTGTATTTTTAGCACGTGACGCAAGACGTAGTATTAACCTAGTACCGTTTGACATGATTACTGAACAAGGCTTTTCGTTAAATGTATGGGGAAATATGTTAATGTTTATTCCACTAGGGCTTTATGTAGCAAACTTAATGAAGCCGTTTCGTTTTTGGAATGTACTCGGAGCTATTGCTGGGACAAGCTTAGGCATTGAAATACTTCAATATATTTTGAAACGTGGCGCTAGCGATATCGATGATTTATTGTTAAATACAGCAGGTGGACTCATCGGGATTTTGATTTACTTCGTGTTCAAATTACTATTCAAATCCAAAGAACGTATCCACACTGCCATTTCTGTGCTATCACTTGTCGTCGGTATTCCAGTTGTGATTTTAGTGGCGATTCTATACTTAGGAAATTAA
- a CDS encoding class I SAM-dependent methyltransferase encodes MKNNESSLTSLVSAFSRAYHVKEDYPIIFNDTVAQHFLSNEEYNAISSNMAQGIQFFSPEMAEKLKGNDAAILKWVNQIQLSPTPLARAAYAEQVVTNEIMLGAEQYVILGAGLDTFAWRHPNLDVAIFEVDHPSTQQFKLQRLQQANLAYPDNLTFVAMDFTEELSLKKLIANGFDPNKKTVFTLLGVTYYLTKDILQQLVNTLFRDLTKGSSILFDVADERLFTEQGIYNRVQHMVQMAAASGEPMKFSTTLPELEQLLAKEQLFIYEHLSPQDIQNQFFDNRDDNLQAFETIHYIHAVKS; translated from the coding sequence ATGAAAAATAATGAATCTAGTTTAACATCTCTTGTATCGGCTTTTAGTAGAGCCTACCACGTAAAAGAGGATTACCCGATTATTTTTAACGATACAGTCGCACAGCATTTTTTATCAAATGAAGAATACAATGCGATTTCCTCTAACATGGCACAGGGTATCCAGTTTTTCAGTCCCGAAATGGCAGAAAAACTAAAAGGCAATGATGCCGCCATTTTAAAATGGGTCAATCAAATCCAACTATCCCCTACTCCGTTAGCTCGAGCTGCTTATGCCGAACAGGTTGTAACTAATGAAATTATGCTCGGTGCAGAGCAGTACGTCATTTTAGGTGCAGGATTAGATACATTTGCATGGCGTCACCCAAATCTAGACGTCGCAATCTTTGAAGTGGACCACCCTTCCACCCAGCAATTTAAGCTACAACGACTGCAACAAGCAAACCTCGCATACCCGGACAATTTAACATTTGTCGCGATGGATTTCACGGAAGAACTTTCACTTAAAAAGTTAATAGCAAATGGATTTGATCCAAATAAGAAAACCGTCTTTACTTTATTAGGGGTTACGTATTATTTAACAAAAGATATCCTTCAACAGCTTGTAAATACATTATTTAGAGATTTAACAAAAGGCAGCTCGATACTATTTGATGTAGCGGATGAGCGCTTATTTACAGAGCAAGGCATTTATAATCGCGTGCAACATATGGTTCAAATGGCCGCAGCTTCTGGGGAACCAATGAAATTTAGCACGACACTTCCAGAGCTTGAACAACTGCTTGCCAAAGAGCAGCTATTCATTTATGAGCACCTGTCCCCACAAGACATTCAAAATCAATTTTTCGATAACCGCGACGACAACTTGCAAGCATTTGAAACGATTCACTATATACATGCGGTAAAAAGCTAA
- a CDS encoding GNAT family N-acetyltransferase, which yields MLGTKRLKLVDYTEADLPFLENMLRNPNVMRFISDGQVRNKEQAVQFLNRIMGHYHTHADYGLKLLLDKETGAKIGHAGLVPQTIDCEEFIEVGYWIDEPFWGNGYASEVAIALLQHGLQTLHLPKVISLIQHGNIASEKIAIKNGMKKVRDLMLSGKSVHLYTSR from the coding sequence ATGTTAGGAACGAAACGTTTAAAGCTAGTTGACTACACAGAGGCTGATCTTCCATTTTTAGAGAATATGCTACGTAATCCGAATGTGATGCGTTTTATCAGCGATGGACAAGTTCGAAATAAAGAACAAGCCGTTCAATTTTTGAATCGGATTATGGGCCATTATCATACACATGCCGATTATGGCTTAAAGCTTTTACTCGATAAAGAAACCGGTGCCAAAATTGGCCATGCCGGACTCGTACCACAAACAATCGACTGCGAGGAATTTATCGAAGTCGGCTACTGGATTGATGAGCCTTTTTGGGGCAATGGCTACGCGTCTGAAGTGGCAATTGCACTACTACAACATGGCTTACAAACATTACATTTACCAAAAGTAATTTCCTTAATTCAACACGGAAATATCGCCTCTGAAAAAATTGCCATAAAAAACGGCATGAAAAAAGTACGTGATCTTATGTTAAGCGGAAAATCCGTTCATTTATATACAAGCAGGTAA
- a CDS encoding class I SAM-dependent methyltransferase yields MVFHLKQKRKRKQWKFEHKVIPLHANALYLPYADKFFDTIVSIDAFHYYSCEPQFLANKMHPLLKGGGYALLYVPVVKAVPEQMPKLMEEWAQESADTFHSVAW; encoded by the coding sequence ATCGTATTTCATCTAAAACAAAAGAGAAAAAGAAAGCAATGGAAGTTCGAGCATAAAGTCATCCCTTTGCATGCAAATGCACTATACTTACCATATGCAGATAAGTTTTTTGATACAATTGTGAGCATTGACGCCTTTCATTATTACAGCTGCGAGCCACAATTTTTAGCGAACAAAATGCACCCCCTTTTAAAAGGGGGTGGCTATGCACTCCTATACGTTCCAGTTGTAAAAGCAGTGCCAGAACAAATGCCCAAGCTTATGGAAGAATGGGCGCAAGAATCAGCGGATACTTTTCATAGTGTCGCATGGTGA
- a CDS encoding ABC transporter permease — MNIFNKVALQGLLKNRTRTIVTIIGVILSAAMITGIATFATSLQNYMVNGSIMKYGDWHVGFSDVDKAFIEQQQEDDRIANTITFENIGYAALENSKNEHKPYVFIAGFDQNTYGELPITLTTGHYPENNSEIIVPSHLKENGEVSIAIGDTVTLNIGQRMQNEQSLSQYDAYQGQSETLNAQQEKTYTVVGTFSRPTFEEASAPGYTIITTAENLEETSSFSAFIKMDNPRNVHDYVDEVKQQHFMYNDNVLRFMGLSNDKTFNTLLYSVGAILVALIMLGSVFLIYNAFTISLNERMRQFGILLSVGATAKQLRNSVLFEGLCIGAVGIPLGVLVGIPTVSGVLSLVSKNFSNIAYSGVPLTLHVSMPIILIAVAISFVTILVSAYIPARKAANTPVMACIRQTNEIKVEMKEIQTSKWTEQLFGLERTLALKNFRRNKRRYRTIVLSLTLSVVMFVSASAFKTTLQQAADSSAVSTDYDLLFFSENMQEDEATQLFEKFQNVEGIYGGSYQAMMDYSTDVHVDDVTSGFRQTINAEPTNGTIDLPLDVQFLEDELYFDFLNQLGLNPAEYTGHNAKAIAVAKVLPNDATDYMDVFTKQSKLLVLTPMTNDGEQVEAHSVDMTFVETYPIDPLPKQLSEVKPYTFMVVVPYQQIEEWGLTGVPMDRGLTFQSKDTTSAVTDMGKIAQAQAISSEYTIYNANEIFEQNRNIIFIIDLFTIVFIVMISLIAIANVFNTISTNIRLRRRELAMLRSVGMSDRNFNKMMRFECALYGFQTLLFGLPISGLLAWLIYKGMSAGGADVQFKFPWMSITISIIGVFIIIFITTMYALHMIKKENIIDALRDDLN; from the coding sequence ATGAATATTTTCAATAAAGTGGCGCTGCAAGGTTTACTAAAAAACCGTACGCGAACAATTGTGACGATTATTGGTGTGATTCTATCTGCTGCGATGATTACAGGCATTGCGACCTTTGCGACTTCCCTACAAAACTATATGGTGAATGGTTCCATTATGAAGTATGGCGATTGGCATGTTGGCTTTTCAGACGTGGATAAAGCGTTTATCGAACAACAGCAGGAAGATGACCGTATTGCCAACACGATTACATTTGAAAACATTGGTTATGCTGCGCTTGAAAACAGTAAAAATGAACATAAGCCATACGTTTTTATTGCTGGCTTTGATCAAAATACCTATGGCGAACTACCGATTACGTTAACAACTGGTCACTACCCTGAAAACAATTCTGAAATCATTGTGCCTTCCCACTTAAAAGAAAATGGTGAGGTGTCTATTGCAATCGGTGACACCGTAACGCTAAACATTGGACAGCGTATGCAAAATGAACAGTCCCTTTCCCAATATGATGCATATCAAGGACAATCTGAAACATTGAACGCACAACAGGAAAAAACGTATACCGTTGTCGGTACATTCAGTCGCCCTACTTTTGAGGAAGCCTCAGCACCTGGCTATACCATTATTACAACAGCAGAAAATTTAGAAGAAACAAGTAGCTTTAGCGCCTTTATTAAAATGGATAACCCAAGAAATGTACATGATTATGTAGATGAAGTGAAACAACAGCATTTCATGTACAACGATAATGTATTACGTTTTATGGGGCTCTCTAACGATAAGACCTTCAATACATTACTCTATTCAGTCGGTGCCATTTTAGTTGCACTCATTATGCTTGGCTCTGTATTCCTTATTTACAATGCGTTTACGATTTCATTAAATGAACGGATGCGTCAATTCGGCATTTTATTATCCGTTGGTGCAACGGCGAAGCAATTACGAAATTCTGTTTTATTCGAAGGGCTTTGCATTGGTGCAGTCGGTATTCCGCTTGGTGTACTTGTCGGCATTCCAACTGTTAGTGGTGTATTATCACTTGTCTCTAAAAACTTCAGCAATATTGCCTATAGTGGTGTTCCCTTAACTTTACACGTCTCAATGCCAATTATTTTAATTGCCGTCGCAATTAGTTTCGTAACAATTTTAGTTTCGGCATATATACCTGCACGGAAAGCAGCCAATACACCTGTTATGGCATGTATTCGTCAAACAAACGAAATTAAAGTTGAGATGAAAGAAATTCAAACATCTAAGTGGACGGAGCAACTATTTGGCTTAGAACGCACACTCGCACTAAAAAACTTTAGACGTAACAAAAGACGCTATCGCACGATTGTCTTATCCTTAACCTTAAGTGTTGTCATGTTCGTATCAGCAAGTGCTTTCAAAACCACATTACAACAAGCTGCTGACTCTTCCGCCGTGAGCACAGACTATGACTTACTTTTCTTTAGTGAAAATATGCAAGAAGACGAAGCAACACAGCTATTTGAAAAGTTCCAAAACGTAGAAGGTATTTACGGGGGCTCATATCAAGCAATGATGGACTATTCAACAGATGTGCATGTTGACGACGTAACATCTGGTTTTCGTCAAACAATAAATGCTGAACCAACTAATGGAACAATCGATTTGCCTTTAGACGTTCAGTTTTTAGAGGATGAATTGTACTTCGATTTCTTGAACCAATTAGGTCTTAATCCCGCTGAGTATACAGGACACAATGCGAAAGCAATCGCAGTGGCGAAAGTGTTACCTAACGATGCGACGGACTATATGGATGTATTTACAAAGCAATCAAAGTTACTCGTACTAACACCTATGACGAATGATGGGGAGCAAGTAGAGGCGCATTCGGTTGACATGACATTTGTTGAAACGTATCCAATTGATCCACTACCAAAGCAGCTATCAGAAGTAAAGCCGTATACCTTTATGGTTGTTGTGCCGTATCAACAAATCGAGGAATGGGGATTAACCGGTGTACCAATGGACCGAGGTTTAACGTTCCAGTCAAAAGATACAACATCAGCGGTAACAGATATGGGGAAAATCGCACAGGCACAAGCTATCTCTAGTGAGTATACAATATACAATGCCAACGAAATCTTTGAGCAAAACCGTAATATCATTTTCATTATTGATTTGTTCACGATTGTGTTCATTGTGATGATTTCACTCATTGCGATTGCCAATGTATTTAACACGATTTCAACAAACATTCGCTTGCGTAGACGGGAGCTCGCCATGCTTCGTTCTGTCGGAATGTCTGATCGTAACTTCAATAAAATGATGCGCTTTGAGTGTGCCCTTTACGGCTTCCAAACATTATTATTTGGTCTTCCGATTTCTGGACTTCTCGCTTGGCTTATTTACAAAGGCATGTCTGCTGGTGGTGCGGATGTTCAATTTAAATTCCCATGGATGAGTATTACCATTAGTATCATAGGCGTGTTTATCATTATTTTTATAACAACGATGTATGCGCTCCATATGATTAAAAAAGAAAATATAATTGATGCACTGCGTGATGATTTAAATTAA
- a CDS encoding ABC transporter ATP-binding protein — MEFLKIEHLCKEYGQGENKITALDNVSLTIEKGEFTAIIGSSGSGKSTLLHAIAGVDVPTSGKIYLNGQDVYAQNNDKLAIFRRREVGLIYQFHNLIPTLNVVENITLPILMDKRNVNEARLYDLLQLLGLHERKTHLPNQLSGGQQQRVAIGRALMNAPAVMLADEPTGSLDSKNGHEIMRLLKSSHEKYEQTLIVVTHDENIALQADRIITMADGKVIRDERRVAR, encoded by the coding sequence ATGGAATTCCTAAAAATTGAACACTTATGTAAAGAATATGGACAAGGTGAAAATAAAATAACAGCCCTTGACAATGTCTCTTTAACAATTGAAAAAGGCGAATTTACCGCGATCATTGGTTCTTCAGGCTCCGGTAAATCGACATTACTGCATGCCATTGCCGGTGTAGACGTACCGACGAGTGGAAAAATCTATTTAAACGGCCAAGATGTATACGCCCAAAATAATGATAAGCTTGCGATTTTTCGTCGACGTGAAGTAGGTTTAATTTATCAGTTTCACAACCTGATTCCCACATTGAATGTAGTCGAAAATATTACATTACCGATTTTGATGGATAAACGGAACGTGAATGAAGCACGCTTATACGATTTACTCCAATTACTTGGGCTTCATGAACGCAAAACCCACCTACCTAATCAGCTTTCAGGTGGTCAACAGCAGCGTGTAGCCATTGGACGTGCACTCATGAATGCACCAGCTGTCATGCTTGCAGATGAGCCAACAGGTAGCTTAGACAGTAAAAATGGTCATGAAATTATGCGTTTATTAAAATCGAGTCATGAAAAATATGAGCAAACATTAATTGTTGTTACACATGATGAAAATATCGCCTTACAAGCCGACCGCATTATTACGATGGCTGACGGCAAAGTCATTCGCGATGAGAGACGGGTGGCACGATAA
- a CDS encoding sensor histidine kinase KdpD: protein MFRNNEVRKLAYSFSTITAIATVLGFLIEPLAGLLLLITCVLLGTIFFIFTRTRYKSIAQISEQIDMVLHHDDQLFIQAAEEGELSILQHEITKMTVRIREQNEALQKEKVYLAESLADIAHQLRTPLTSATLILSLLQNEPNERKRKMLLRDSQKSFDQMDWLITSLLKISRLDAGIVTFKTETLRVEQLIQQTLQPFQITMDLHNITVHLTIPNQATIQGDFDWLSEALQNMIKNCIESTVNDGVIQITCEENPLYTELSLHDSGPGFKKEDIPYLFERFYQGKNTNTAGYGIGLALSKTILTRQGGMVSAKNHQDGGAIFIIRFPK from the coding sequence ATGTTTCGCAATAATGAAGTTCGCAAACTCGCATATAGTTTTAGCACGATTACTGCAATCGCAACAGTACTAGGATTTCTCATTGAGCCGTTAGCTGGTCTATTACTACTTATTACTTGTGTACTACTTGGGACGATCTTTTTCATTTTCACAAGAACACGCTATAAAAGTATTGCACAAATTTCAGAGCAAATTGACATGGTGCTTCATCACGATGACCAGCTATTTATACAAGCGGCAGAGGAAGGAGAACTGTCGATTTTACAACATGAAATCACCAAAATGACGGTGCGTATTCGCGAGCAAAACGAAGCGTTGCAAAAGGAAAAAGTGTATTTAGCAGAGTCCCTAGCAGACATCGCACATCAGTTACGTACCCCACTCACATCGGCTACACTCATTTTGTCACTACTTCAAAACGAGCCAAATGAACGAAAACGTAAAATGTTGCTAAGAGATAGTCAAAAATCCTTCGACCAAATGGACTGGCTCATTACGTCACTTCTTAAAATTTCTCGATTAGATGCAGGCATTGTGACATTTAAAACAGAGACACTTCGCGTGGAACAATTAATCCAACAAACGCTTCAGCCTTTTCAAATCACAATGGACTTGCACAATATTACCGTACATCTAACTATTCCTAACCAAGCAACGATACAAGGCGATTTTGACTGGCTTTCAGAGGCTCTACAAAATATGATCAAAAATTGTATCGAAAGCACGGTCAATGATGGAGTCATTCAAATTACGTGCGAGGAAAACCCGTTATATACTGAACTTAGCTTGCACGACAGCGGACCTGGCTTCAAAAAAGAAGATATCCCTTATCTTTTTGAACGTTTTTACCAGGGGAAAAATACAAATACTGCAGGATACGGGATTGGTCTTGCCCTATCTAAAACGATTCTTACCCGTCAAGGCGGGATGGTGAGTGCGAAAAACCATCAAGATGGCGGTGCAATTTTTATAATTCGATTTCCAAAGTGA
- a CDS encoding response regulator transcription factor encodes MNHIFLVEDDAEIAKNLSLLLRSEGFTITHAASQTEAITLVTEQKFNLALVDISLPDGNGFAVCTEIKQTQNIPVIFLTASGDEASVVTGLNMGADDYITKPFRPRELIARIGNCLRKYTPTSTAFELDGLYVDATTGIVKKNGQEVFLSALEYRLLLVFINNPKSIITRDRLLDELWDASGEFVTNNTLTVYIKRLREKIESDTSNPHFILTVRGTGYRLGGSHVSQ; translated from the coding sequence ATGAACCATATTTTTTTAGTTGAAGACGATGCAGAGATCGCGAAAAACCTTTCTCTTCTTCTACGCTCTGAAGGCTTTACAATTACGCATGCTGCTTCACAGACTGAAGCGATTACACTCGTTACTGAACAAAAATTTAATTTAGCACTTGTTGATATTTCTCTTCCAGATGGAAACGGCTTTGCGGTATGCACAGAAATCAAACAAACCCAAAACATCCCGGTGATCTTTCTAACCGCTTCTGGTGACGAAGCGAGTGTTGTCACAGGACTTAATATGGGTGCTGACGACTACATTACGAAACCGTTTCGCCCACGTGAATTGATTGCACGTATTGGCAATTGTTTACGCAAATATACGCCAACATCTACTGCCTTTGAGCTCGACGGACTTTATGTGGATGCGACAACGGGTATTGTCAAAAAAAATGGCCAAGAAGTATTTCTATCCGCACTGGAGTACCGGTTATTACTCGTGTTTATTAATAATCCGAAAAGCATTATTACACGTGACCGGCTACTTGATGAGTTGTGGGATGCATCGGGCGAATTCGTCACAAACAATACGTTAACCGTTTATATTAAACGACTGCGTGAAAAAATCGAGTCGGACACTAGCAACCCACATTTCATTTTAACTGTTCGCGGCACTGGCTACCGTTTAGGAGGCAGCCATGTTTCGCAATAA
- a CDS encoding response regulator transcription factor gives MNKILVIEDDETIYEELQFLLRLHGYEPVNSFPCDLALLDVNLPGENGFEIARKIREKSDIPIIFLTARDSTEDELIGFRIGADDYIHKPYNSSILLARIERLLARKTNVTSTVRELSLDLANLKVRYHEKSTELTKNESRILASLMKKELMTREEIIEDLWNDSLYIDENTLYVNINRLREKLKQIDAVDFIKTVRGVGYRL, from the coding sequence ATGAATAAAATTTTAGTAATAGAAGATGATGAAACCATTTATGAAGAGCTGCAATTCCTGCTACGTCTTCATGGATATGAGCCGGTAAATAGCTTTCCTTGTGATTTAGCGTTGCTTGATGTGAATTTACCAGGTGAGAATGGGTTTGAAATTGCTCGGAAAATTCGCGAAAAATCGGATATCCCGATAATTTTTTTAACTGCGAGGGATTCAACGGAGGATGAGCTAATCGGCTTTCGCATAGGGGCGGATGATTATATACATAAGCCATATAATTCTTCCATTTTACTTGCACGAATTGAGCGATTACTCGCACGAAAAACAAATGTAACGAGCACCGTACGCGAGCTTAGTTTAGATTTAGCGAATTTAAAAGTACGCTATCATGAGAAATCCACGGAGCTCACAAAAAATGAAAGTCGCATTTTAGCGAGTTTAATGAAAAAAGAATTGATGACACGTGAAGAAATCATTGAAGACTTATGGAATGACAGCTTATATATTGATGAAAATACATTGTATGTGAATATTAATCGATTACGTGAAAAATTAAAGCAAATTGATGCAGTCGATTTTATTAAGACGGTGCGCGGGGTTGGCTATCGTTTATGA